In one window of Pseudochaenichthys georgianus chromosome 5, fPseGeo1.2, whole genome shotgun sequence DNA:
- the LOC117447397 gene encoding nuclear factor of activated T-cells, cytoplasmic 2-like, with product MMTSGGLGFTDGLEQDISQEELDFSDLFLYNPPGEDFPVSDKDDSRALLQNNNQPPLLVVDPHTAYISSSSQQDPCPDLSSHSPTTEDLSEAVIDSLGLASRLANIPAPSPRIEITPSGDSFSSQTLEPSLGTKALGAYRECVSPASSNSSSGWPAEAYSPSASPCISPSNGVGCGIGLSSLELCTVIQGIHNSSAHSSPGASPCNSITDETFLQPQQHRTASSLPHQRSRSVSPHGKRSYDQAHSCRGGTPVKQRSRSPSPIPSPHEQQASYLQQYQAQAELQPQAQTSSSGLEEMLNSFSSCPPRAMPFSAVRDVHGQAHRQDCVYGERYDWAIEQERISRAGAEVKSETFYMLPAVWAPHPVHQGAFGGLSVAPLPSLEWPLPSQSGQYKLLIQQEPRSHHRAHYETEGSRGALKTPNGGHPEVQLCGYEGTAPLGLQVFIGTADERILKPHAFYQVHRITGKTVTTPSMERMMNGTKVLEIPLEPKNHMGVVIDCVGILKLRNADIELRNGETDIGRKNTRVRLVFRVHIPQPGGQLVSLQAASQPIECSQRSAQELPAVERQDLDRCSVHGGQQMVLTGQNFTSDSRVIFSEKTQDGQQIWEMEANVDRDKTQANMLFVEVPPFRNRTISHPAKVNFYVINGKKKRSQPQHLIYTPGIAIKAEPLDDYQLNTYGYSDNQPLTALSMKSLYHQERSLQALNVSPTMYHLTTADPRAHVVVPDPLDEQPLYYGSLVNNPGLYHSANQRYSGSGPILLGSSPVASHAASTPSPCVGARTAVSKLDEGPQVGDSYEACFVTRHQSFVQTALPLGKSPPSRYIQGPVQGKAGGRVESLTMRTHEEGAPERVTVKQENLRYAYLEDVNDIIRRDMKGHNGE from the exons ATGATGACTTCAGGGGGATTGGGCTTCACCGATGGCCTGGAACAAGACATCAGCCAGGAGGAGCTGGACTTCTCCGACCTATTTCTCTATAATCCACCTGGGGAAGACTTTCCTGTCAGTGATAAAG ATGACTCAAGGGCTCTCCTTCAAAACAACAACCAGCCTCCTCTGCTGGTGGTCGACCCTCACACTGCCTACATCTCCAGCTCCAGCCAGCAAGACCCTTGTCCAGACCTCTCCTCCCACAGCCCCACAACAGAAGACCTGTCTGAGGCCGTGATTGACTCCCTGGGGCTGGCATCAAGACTGGCAAACATCCCTGCTCCGAGTCCTAGGATTGAGATCACTCCGTCAGGCGACTCTTTCAGCTCTCAGACCCTGGAGCCCAGCCTTGGCACCAAAGCTCTTGGGGCCTACAGGGAGTGTGTGAGCCCTGCCAGCAGCAACTCCTCCTCTGGCTGGCCTGCAGAGGCATACTCTCCTTCGGCATCACCCTGCATCTCCCCTTCCAATGGGGTAGGCTGTGGAATAGGTTTGTCCAGCTTGGAGCTCTGTACGGTTATCCAGGGCATCCACAATTCTTCTGCCCACTCCTCTCCTGGAGCCTCGCCTTGCAACAGCATCACAGACGAGACCTTTCTCCAACCTCAGCAGCACCGCACCGCCTCATCACTCCCCCACCAGCGTTCCCGCTCTGTTTCGCCACATGGAAAGAGATCCTATGACCAGGCTCATTCCTGTCGGGGAGGCACTCCTGTTAAGCAGCGCTCGAGGAGTCCCAGTCCCATCCCTTCTCCCCATGAGCAGCAGGCGTCCTACCTCCAGCAATACCAGGCCCAAGCGGAGCTCCAGCCCCAGGCTCAGACCTCCTCCTCAGGATTGGAGGAGATGCTGAACAGCTTCAGCTCCTGTCCACCCAGAGCCATGCCCTTCTCAGCGGTGCGAGATGTACATGGGCAGGCCCATAGACAGGACTGTGTGTATGGAGAGAGGTATGACTGGGCCATTGAGCAGGAGAGGATAAGCAGGGCAGGAGCTGAAGTCAAGTCTGAAACGTTCTATATGCTGCCAGCTGTTTGGGCTCCTCATCCAGTTCACCAAGGAGCCTTTGG TGGTCTCTCAGTGGCTCCACTCCCGTCTTTGGAGTGGCCGTTGCCCAGCCAGTCGGGTCAATACAAGCTTCTTATCCAGCAAGAACCCAGATCTCACCACAGGGCTCACTATGAGACTGAGGGGAGCCGTGGAGCTCTGAAGACGCCTAACGGAGGTCATCCGGAAGTTCAG CTCTGTGGGTACGAAGGCACAGCTCCACTGGGCCTGCAGGTCTTCATAGGAACAGCAGACGAGAGGATCCTCAAACCTCACGCCTTCTATCAGGTGCACCGTATCACCGGGAAGACCGTCACCACACCCAGCATGGAGAGGATGATGAATGGGACCAAAGTGTTGGAGATTCCTCTGGAGCCAAAGAACCACATGGGTGTAGT GATTGACTGTGTAGGAATCCTTAAGTTGAGAAACGCCGACATTGAACTAAGGAACGGTGAGACGGACATTGGACGAAAAAACACACGCGTGCGTTTGGTGTTCCGTGTCCACATTCCTCAACCTGGAGGCCAGCTCGTGTCTCTTCAAGCTGCCTCTCAACCTATTGAATGCT CCCAGCGCTCTGCTCAGGAGCTCCCTGCAGTGGAGAGGCAGGACCTGGACCGATGCTCGGTACACGGAGGGCAACAAATGGTCCTTACTGGACAGAATTTCACATCCGACTCCAGAGTGATCTTCTCTGAGAAAACACAAG ATGGGCAGCAAATCTGGGAGATGGAGGCCAATGTGGACAGAGACAAAACACAAGCT AACATGCTATTTGTTGAGGTCCCTCCGTTCCGAAATCGGACCATTTCCCACCCAGCAAAAGTCAACTTCTACGTGATCAACGGGAAGAAGAAACGCAGTCAGCCTCAGCACTTAATCTACACTCCGGGGATAG CCATTAAAGCAGAACCGCTGGATGACTACCAGCTGAATACGTATGGTTACTCAGACAATCAGCCCCTCACTGCCCTGTCAATGAAGTCCCTCTACCATCAGGAGCGCAGCCTTCAAGCCTTGAATGTTTCTCCAACAATGTACCATCTAACAACTGCAGACCCGAGAGCCCATGTTGTAGTCCCAGATCCCCTGGACGAACAGCCACTCTATTACGGTTCTTTGGTCAACAACCCCGGGCTGTACCACTCTGCAAACCAACGTTACAGTGGGAGTGGTCCCATCCTTCTTGGCAGTTCCCCGGTAGCGTCCCACGCTGCCTCCACTCCCAGCCCCTGTGTGGGTGCCAGAACCGCTGTGAGCAAACTGGATGAAGGTCCTCAAGTTGGTGATTCATACGAGGCCTGTTTTGTGACAAGACATCAGAGTTTTGTGCAGACGGCGCTACCACTGGGGAAGTCTCCACCATCAAGATACATCCAAGGTCCTGTCCAAGGGAAGGCTGGAGGCCGAGTGGAGTCTCTGACCATGAGGACCCATGAGGAAGGAGCCCCAGAGAGGGTCACCGTCAAACAGGAGAACCTCCGCTATGCTTACCTGGAGGATG TGAATGACATCATACGCAGAGACATGAAAGGACACAATGGAGAGTGA
- the cyp24a1 gene encoding 1,25-dihydroxyvitamin D(3) 24-hydroxylase, mitochondrial, whose protein sequence is MRAQIQKVPQIVEFLKKKSVGLQHFKPTSSVCVLEEKDAVEAVRCPHAASRAHSLDAIPGPTKWPLVGSMFELHRKGGLNRQHEALVDYHKQYGKIFRMKLAFFDSVNIGSPCLLESLYRKEGKYPQRLEIKPWTAYRDLRDEAYGLLLLEGKDWQRVRSVFQQKLMKPTEVVKLDHKINEVLMDFMGRIGKINVNGRIKDLYFELNKWSFETICLILYDNRFGLLKKEVNEEAMNFITAVKTMMSTFGMMMVTPVKLHKSLNTKRWQVHTEAWDCIFSTAKVYIDRRLKNNSARAPDDLIGDILHQSNLSKKELYAAITELQIGGVETTANAMLWAIFNLSRNPGAQRKLFEEIREVVAPDQDPCGEHIKNMPYLKACLKESMRLSPSVPFTSRTMDKDTVLGDYAIPKGTIVMINSHAMGTNEEYFEEGKRFKPERWLRENNNIHPFAHIPFGIGKRMCIGRRLAELQLQLAMCWLVREYDIVATDNEPLNVIHSGVLVPERELPVAFIKR, encoded by the exons ATGAGGGCTCAGATCCAAAAAGTTCCTCAGATTGTTGAGTTCCTGAAAAAGAAGTCTGTAGGACTGCAGCACTTCAAGCCCACATCCTCAGTGTGCgtgctggaggagaaggatgctGTGGAGGCTGTGCGCTGCCCTCACGCTGCCTCCAGAGCGCACAGCCTGGACGCGATCCCGGGACCCACCAAGTGGCCGCTTGTCGGCAGCATGTTCGAACTGCATCGGAAAGGAGGTCTGAACAGGCAACACGAGGCACTG GTTGATTATCATAAGCAATATGGGAAGATTTTCCGGATGAAGCTGGCCTTTTTTGATTCGGTGAACATCGGCTCACCTTGCCTGCTGGAGTCGCTTTACAGGAAGGAGGGCAAGTACCCGCAGAGACTGGAGATCAAACCGTGGACAGCATACAGAGATCTGAGAGACGAGGCTTACGGACTGCTCCTTCT ggaggggaaagactggcagaggGTCAGGAGCGTTTTCCAGCAGAAACTCATGAAACCCACAGAGGTAGTGAAGCTTGACCACAAAATAAATGAG GTGTTGATGGACTTCATGGGCAGAATTGGAAAAATAAACGTCAATGGAAGGATTAAAGACCTTTACTTCGAGCTAAACAAATGGTCGTTTGAGA CCATCTGCCTCATCCTCTACGACAACAGATTTGGTCTCTTGAAGAAGGAAGTCAACGAGGAGGCTATGAACTTCATCACCGCCGTGAAAACA ATGATGAGCACGTTTGGCATGATGATGGTCACACCGGTGAAGCTCCATAAGAGCCTCAACACCAAAAGATGGCAGGTCCACACGGAAGCATGGGACTGCATCTTCAGCACAG CCAAAGTCTACATCGACAGGAGGCTGAAGAACAACTCCGCCAGAGCTCCTGATGACCTGATCGGCGACATCTTACACCAAAGCAATCTCTCTAAGAAGGAGCTGTACGCCGCCAtcacagagctgcagatcggagGAGTGGAGACG ACTGCCAATGCTATGCTGTGGGCTATTTTCAACCTGTCACGTAACCCAGGTGCCCAGAGGAAGTTGTTTGAGGAGATCAGAGAGGTGGTGGCTCCCGACCAGGACCCGTGTGGCGAGCACATCAAGAACATGCCATACCTCAAGGCCTGCCTCAAAGAGTCCATGAG GTTATCACCATCAGTCCCGTTCACCAGCAGGACTATGGACAAAGACACTGTGTTGGGAGATTATGCTATTCCCAAAGGG ACAATTGTAATGATAAACAGCCACGCAATGGGCACAAACGAGGAATACTTTGAGGAAGGGAAGCGGTTCAAACCTGAGCGCTGGCTGCGGGAGAACAACAACATCCACCCCTTCGCCCACATCCCCTTCGGCATCGGGAAGAGGATGTGCATCGGCAGGCGGCTCGCAGAGCTGCAGCTACAGCTGGCCATGTGCTGG TTGGTCAGAGAATATGATATTGTGGCAACAGATAATGAGCCACTCAACGTGATCCACTCAGGAGTTTTGGTTCCCGAAAGAGAACTTCCTGTTGCCTTCATCAAGAGATAA
- the manbal gene encoding protein MANBAL, with protein MSAEVDLSPPEVPEPTFLESLLRYGLFLGAIFQLICILAVIFPTSKGHEYEETEFTDGKATEQQKKPKGLTPQLRQKPKKESKKKR; from the exons ATGTCTGCAGAAGTGGACCTGTCCCCTCCAGAGGTCCCTGAACCCACCTTTCTAGAGAGCCTCCTGCGCTATGGGCTGTTTCTGGGCGCCATCTTCCAGCTCATCTGCATCCTCGCCGTCATCTTCCCCACATCCAAGGGACACGAATAT GAAGAGACTGAGTTCACTGATGGCAAGGCCACCGAACAGCAGAAGAAACCTAAAGGACTGACCCCGCAGCTTCGGCAGAAACCAAAGAAAGAGAGCAAGAAGAAGCGATAG